The nucleotide sequence AGATCAAATAGTCTCCGGAGTTTCAAATGCAAGCCGAAGCCTGACGATCGCAAATCTCCGAAAAACATGCATTTATATGGTAACAAACTTTTCAACATGAGCATGTCGCAAGTCCTACTCAGTCGAAAGGGTCGCCATACTCTGAGGTTGTGGGCCATCCTGGGTTCCGCACTTCTGCTGGAGCTCGCTTTCATCGTGAGATTCGTCGGTTAGGCCGTCCCCTGTAGTGGCGGCAGCCTCCTGCAGCCGCACATCGATCGCAACCGCTTGGCCCGGTTGCGACTTACTATTATCAGCAGCTACCGGGAGAGTGGAGCGGCTGGAGCGCTGAGTGTACGAGACGACCACTGCGGGAGCGAAGATTCACCGGTGGCAAACGACACGGCGCAGTCTACGAGCCGGCGTCTTCTTGCGTCGGACGGGACTCAGCTATGATGCGGGTCCAAGGCGTCATCACCGTCTGTCTGCCCGCAATATGTAACTGAGTCGCCGCCCGAACACTACGGCACGCCTTGCAAAGACAGCCGGCGGCGGATTGCGTTCATGGTGCCTCTGACATGGGTGAGGCCTGTCGCGTCAAACCGCAATTAGATTGTCGGCGTTGGAAATCATATCATAGGCGACGGCAATCCGCCGTCAGGCGGTCGAAGTCTCACCACTTCGAGCCACGTGCGTGTCATTCCGCGCACAAGTGTTTTCGTTAATCGAATCGAGGATAGAACTGATGAAGTTCCTTGTTAACTGGCGAGTCCACGAAGACAAACGACACGAAGTCCTGAAGGCATTCTCCGAGATGTCGGCGAAAGATGACCAGGCCGATCTGGGCGACAGAATAAAACTCATCGGACGGTGGCATGACCTGGTGGGGTTCACTGGTGCCGCGGTTGTTGAGTCCGATGACCCGCAGGCGGTTGCCGACTGGCTCCTCAACTGGAACGGCGTGCTCGATGCCGAAGCGACGCTCGTACTTGATGACGAAGAGGCCAGAGCGGTCGGGCGAAAGAAGCTGGCATAACGTTAGCCGCTGATCCGGTGTCGCTCGAGTGTACGAACAGCATCTCTCCGGCGCCCCGTGTTCGCCTCCGGTCGGCCAACGGCGGAGCGAACAGCGCTTGCTCGTCACTATCTGGATCGTATCCGGGTTCCGCAAGAAGCCCGTCTTGCGCCTGTGAGCCGGGCTTTTTACTTAGTGGTTGCGACATCGGACCGTCGCCGTTGCAATCCGGGCAAGTTTGAAACAATAGAGAATGGCTGATTCGTTTGAATGCCCGTCATGCGCCATGGATGTGCACGGACGTCGCGCCGACTACGAGACCTGCCCCTATTGCGGCTACGAATTTCCCCGCCAGAAGACAAGCTACACCGCGGTCGCCGTTCTGCTCCTGCTACTGATGCTGTTCTTTGCGCTGTACTTGATGTAACCGTCAACGCGTAGCTCTGGCAGATCGTACAGCTGAATTCGTGTCCAGGGACCTGGCACAGAACTAACGGTTTGCTGACCGATTGAAGGACAGCGGCGACCAGTGAAGTGATCTTCGAACCAGCGTCGATGACGAACGGATGTCGCCAGATGCGTGAGTTGTTTCCTCTACCAACCAACCCCGAGATCATGACAACCGATAGTGGACTGAAAATAGAAGTAATCGAACAGGGCGACGGCGACCCTATTTCAGCCGGCAGCACGGCGGTCGTCCATTACACCGGCTGGCTGTTCGATGCGTCAGCCGCTGACAATCGCGGCAAGAAATTCGACAGTTCCCGCGATCGTGGCGACACGTTCTCGTTTCCGCTCGGCGCCGGCCGCGTGATTTCAGGGTGGGATCAAGGCGTCGAGGGTATGGCGGTCGGGGAGAGACGAATCCTCGTCATCCCGCCGGATCTCGGTTATGGTGCGCGTGGTGCTGGTGGCGCAATACCGCCACATGCCACACTCGTTTTCGAGGTCGAACTGGTCGGTATCAGGTAGCGACTCCCTGGTTCGGAATGTTCGGCGGCAAGTGACGTCGCCCGGCCCCGGAGAAACATCATCGCCCGGGGCCCGCCGTGCGGTAATGCTGCTCCATATAATGTGGCGTCGCTCGGCTGAAGAACACGGTACCACACGGCCCGGTGAGCCCGCGTCGGTCCCGATCGCCGTGATAACGGCAGGGTCATTTCACACGCCGTTTTTCGTCCGAGGCCTCCAGGTCAGCTCGAAATTCCTCCCAGCTTATTCGTCCCTCCACGGCGTCCATAAACCTGGGCCGGATCTCGTCGTCGATCTCCATCTCATGCATCGCCTGCCAGAACGGCTGCCACTCGTCGTCGAGACCCGTTGTTTCATCTGATTCTGGATCTGTCATCGGGCAACACCTTAGTCTGAGATGGCACGCCGGACTCCGGATCCGCACAGACGGAGCATGGGAAAAGCTCATGTACGACACGGATCCTTGCGCGCCTCTCTCACACTCCGTACGATCATGGAGGCCCGTAGTTACACAACGTACGTGACGAAGCGGGTCGGAGGGCGGAGGTTGTCCAACCGTCGATTTCAGGGTTTTCCCGGCAGACCGCGACCCCTCACTGTCCGTAGGTAGTGAGATGAGTTCGAGACTTGACCGAACGCGTCGTCAATTCTTGTCCATGCCATCCGGTCGAGAATCCCCATGAGGTCAACGACACAATCTTTTGCACGGTCAGTGTTTATATGTTGCGTGGCGAGTTCTAGCCTGTCGATACAGACCGCAGTCGGGCAGTCCGCCGCGTTGTCACAGGGGTCAATTCACGCGGAGCAATACGTTCCTGATGTAGTGCATGATGCCTCAACCGTCAGATACGGCACGACCAATTGGGGATACAACTACGACAGCTTGCTGGTCGATCTCGCGATATGGCAGCGCAGTCCGTTTGTCGAGCTTCGTCAGCCGGGCGAAAGCGTTCAAGGTCGCTCGTTGTGGCTAGTTACGGTGACGGATACGGTGGAACGACAGCCTCCCCGATTCCGCGTCTCAATGCACGCACGAACCCATCCAAGCGAAGTCGAGTCGCTGTATACGACCCGCGAGATCATTCGTATCCTGGCGGGGGACAGCCCGCTCGCGCAAGGACTCCGCAGCACGTGCGTGTTCAACATCATGCCCATGTATAACCCCGATGGTGTTGAACTCGGATTCGCCCGCCAGAACGCAAACGGCGTGGACCTCGAGAGAGGCTGGGACACGCCACAGCCGGAGCCTGAAGTCGCGACGCTACGGAAGCTGTTCGAGGAGTACATGACTTCTGAGTCACCCGTACGTATTGCGCTTAACATGCACGCCGACGGCAGCAGTCGATCGAGATACTTCGTCTATCATCATGAGAACGGGACATCGGCTTTGTACGCGGCGCAAGAGCGAACATTCATTCGAAGCGTGCGCCACTACTGGCCGCAGGGAATTCTCGATTGGGACGGGTTCATCAGCTGGACGACGCAAACGCCGACTGTATATCCGGAGAGCTGGTTCTGGCTGAACCACGGCGACGCGGTACTGGCCCTGACGTATGAAGAGATCCGGACCCAGAATGTTACCGAATTTGCGGTCTCTGCGGCCGCATTGCTAAACGGTATTTCAGACTATCTGGGCAGCATAGATCCGGTAGCATTTGGTGATCCATCAATGGCTGCGTCTACAGTTGTCTTGTTTCAGAACTACCCCAACCCGTTCAGCATGAACACGACCATTTCCTACACGCTGCCTGCGCTGGCCGACGCTACGGTGATGGTCTTCGACGTGCTAGGAAGACGAGTCCGCGTCCTCGCCTCCGGAACGAAGCCGGCGGGGCGATACGACGTGTCCTTTGATGCCGCGGGACTTCCGACTGGCATTTATCTGTACCGACTGCAGGCCGGGGACTACGTCGAGACGAGGCGAATGGTGGTCGCGAGATAGACGAACGGTCGGCCGGCCAGCACTACGCCTGGCGGAGTCCATCGCACTCCGGTCCTGCCCTGCGATTTAGTCCGCGGGTTCGGCAACCAGCTTATTCGGAACAGTCTCGCGGCCGTTATGCGATTTCTCCGCGTACATCCAGTCACGCGTAAGCGGTCGTTCGTTGTCGACGCCCGGCGTCATGATGATCTGATACAGTTCGTTGGTACCGTATCGCATGAGCGCAACACCATGGCTAAGGTAAATGCGAAACAGGCGAACGAGTTGCTCATCATACATCTCGCGGATCTCATCCACGTGTGCCTCAAACGCATCCAGCCACCGCTGGGTCGTGTAGGAGTAATGCAGCCGCAGGTTCTCGACGTCCATGATTCGCATCTCGAGTTTTTGCGCGCACAGAGAGATCTCTGAAAGCGTCGCAGTATACACACCGGGGAACACGTGCTTGTTGCCGAACGCTAGGCTCTGTCCGGGTTTCATCTTCCCGATCGTGTGAATTACGAGTGTGCCGTTCGGCTTGAGCGACTGCTTGGCGATGGAAAAGAACAGGTCGTGGTTTCGCTCTCCGATGTGTTCCATGCAGCCCACCGAAACGACCTTGTCAAACACGCGGCCCTGCTTCGGCAGATCCCGATAGTCGGCATGCTCTACATGGATTCGGTCCTGCAACCCCGCTTTCTGGATACGCCGATTCGATTCCTCCGCCTGCTCCTTCGACAGGGTCACGCCGACGCCGGTGATCCCGTAATGCTGAGCAGCGTAAATCATCATGCCTCCCCATCCGCAGCCGATGTCGAGAAGCGTTTCTCCAGGCTGAAGAAGGAGTTTGCGGCACAGGTGTTCGCGTTTCTGATCCTGTGCGAGATCGATGGAATCGTCGGGCGTCTTGAAGTACCCGCAGGTATACTGCATGTCCTTGTCGAGCCACAGCGCATAGAAGTCGTTACCGAGGTCGTACGGCTCGGAGATATATCGCTTGTCGTTCTCGTACGTGTGCCGCTGATACAGATACTGCCAGAACACGCGCGCCTGGTTCGGAAGATTTCTGAGGATGTTGGTCGGACTATAGACGACTTTGCGGAAGGCGTCTACCAGATTGGTCGTCATCACCATCGTCATCAGGTCGACCATGTTCCCCTCGATGTCGATGTCGCCGACCATATAGGCCTCGCCGAAACCGAGGTCGACGTTGACGAGAATGGCGCGCATCACTTTCTCCGTCCGGAAGATCAGATTGAACCGTGGTTCGCCATCGCCGCCATACTTGACGACGGACCCATCCGGGTATGTGATGCGGAACGGCATTCCGCTTGCCTGCGAAAAGAGACGGTCAAATAGATCTTTCATGGGGCCGGGTGGAGTGAGGATTCGAGTCGGGCGCTATTGCTCCCAGGCGAGCAGGGGAGGCGAGTTTCCAACGATAAGGTACTCGATCTGGAGGATTTCATGCGAGTGGCGGGACCTGAACTTGATTCGTGCCGGAATCGGACCAGCTCACTGTCGAGTTGTGCTGAGAGCGCTGGAGAAAACGGCGTGACGGGTTGTGGTGCCCGATCGGGGTAACTGATACGGAGACGTTCACGGGTCGCGGATTCTCCCGCGCTTTTCGTCGCAATCGACTGTAAAACAGGCGCCATCCGCGACTATCAGGGATTCCCCCCTTGCATGTTTGCCTGAATCTGACTTATGCATCACGTAAGGATTCGGCGAAGAGGTTCCGACGAACGGAAGGGTCTGTTGTCAAATAATGAGACCCGGCGTCGACACAATATCCATGTCAATCCTACGGTGGGGACGCGGGACCTCGCGGGTATTACGACCCGGGCGCATGTTGGCGCAGCCATGCAGTTCGCAGATGAGGGTGAGCTCACGGCACTGCTACGGAACAGCAGTGGGCCGGGCGCCGACGGGCGCGACGAACTCGTAGTCGGTCTGCATCGGCAGTTGTCCGTCGAAGCGACCCGATTTACGTTGCCGCTGAACGGCACAGTCACGATTGACATCGGGTCGGCGGTTCGAGAGGTTCTGAGCCGTACTCGAAGTCCGGCCCTGGCCGACTACGGCACCCGTGCCCGGCTTCTCAGGGCCACGTCGTGTGCGTTGCGACAGCTACTCGTCGAGTGCGCTGAACGCTGTTGCGACGGAGGGGACACAACCAGTCAACCGGGCGTCGGCGACGATCCCGACGGTTTCCGTCGAGAAGCAAATGATCAATCACTCGCTGATCCGAGAGTGGGGCGCGTGGTCTTCGGCGAGCAGACGATAAGCGCTCTGCTCAAACTCGATTCCGCGCTGACGTCGCTCGAAGCCATCGACGCTGTCAGGGCGGACGTGGCAACATGTGTCCTCTTCGGCCGCTTGAGCGCCTCTGAGATCGCCGCAGCCCACGGCTGCCAACTCGCGATTATCAAGAAGCACTGGGCGTTGGGGCACATATGGTTACACCGACAAATGGAGAATCCGAAACGTCCCTCGGTGCAAGACGGGCGACAGCCATGAAAGTCCTGGATCCGGAGCGAGTCGAATCCATCTTCGCCGATGTGGTAGATCTGCCGGGCGAAGAGAGGCTTCGTGCGCTCGACAATGCCTGTCGCGCGGATCAGGATCTCAAAGCAGAGATTTTGGACTTGATCAAGGCGCACGAGGAAGCCATTCGTTTCTTCGATGACCTCGGACCGATTTTCCCATCCGATTCGCTGTCTGAAGTCCTCGATGACGACCAGCGAGTCGACCCGTACGGACTGCTGGGGAAGATGGTCTCGCATTTTCGAGTTGAAGAGCACCTCGGCGGCGGAGGCATGGGTGTCGTCTATCGGGCCCATGACGCGAATTTACCGCGCGACGTGGCGCTCAAGTTCCTGCCGCCG is from Rhodothermales bacterium and encodes:
- a CDS encoding T9SS type A sorting domain-containing protein, producing MASSSLSIQTAVGQSAALSQGSIHAEQYVPDVVHDASTVRYGTTNWGYNYDSLLVDLAIWQRSPFVELRQPGESVQGRSLWLVTVTDTVERQPPRFRVSMHARTHPSEVESLYTTREIIRILAGDSPLAQGLRSTCVFNIMPMYNPDGVELGFARQNANGVDLERGWDTPQPEPEVATLRKLFEEYMTSESPVRIALNMHADGSSRSRYFVYHHENGTSALYAAQERTFIRSVRHYWPQGILDWDGFISWTTQTPTVYPESWFWLNHGDAVLALTYEEIRTQNVTEFAVSAAALLNGISDYLGSIDPVAFGDPSMAASTVVLFQNYPNPFSMNTTISYTLPALADATVMVFDVLGRRVRVLASGTKPAGRYDVSFDAAGLPTGIYLYRLQAGDYVETRRMVVAR
- a CDS encoding class I SAM-dependent methyltransferase: MKDLFDRLFSQASGMPFRITYPDGSVVKYGGDGEPRFNLIFRTEKVMRAILVNVDLGFGEAYMVGDIDIEGNMVDLMTMVMTTNLVDAFRKVVYSPTNILRNLPNQARVFWQYLYQRHTYENDKRYISEPYDLGNDFYALWLDKDMQYTCGYFKTPDDSIDLAQDQKREHLCRKLLLQPGETLLDIGCGWGGMMIYAAQHYGITGVGVTLSKEQAEESNRRIQKAGLQDRIHVEHADYRDLPKQGRVFDKVVSVGCMEHIGERNHDLFFSIAKQSLKPNGTLVIHTIGKMKPGQSLAFGNKHVFPGVYTATLSEISLCAQKLEMRIMDVENLRLHYSYTTQRWLDAFEAHVDEIREMYDEQLVRLFRIYLSHGVALMRYGTNELYQIIMTPGVDNERPLTRDWMYAEKSHNGRETVPNKLVAEPAD
- a CDS encoding DUF3303 family protein; amino-acid sequence: MKFLVNWRVHEDKRHEVLKAFSEMSAKDDQADLGDRIKLIGRWHDLVGFTGAAVVESDDPQAVADWLLNWNGVLDAEATLVLDDEEARAVGRKKLA
- a CDS encoding zinc ribbon domain-containing protein; amino-acid sequence: MADSFECPSCAMDVHGRRADYETCPYCGYEFPRQKTSYTAVAVLLLLLMLFFALYLM
- a CDS encoding FKBP-type peptidyl-prolyl cis-trans isomerase, translated to MTTDSGLKIEVIEQGDGDPISAGSTAVVHYTGWLFDASAADNRGKKFDSSRDRGDTFSFPLGAGRVISGWDQGVEGMAVGERRILVIPPDLGYGARGAGGAIPPHATLVFEVELVGIR